In a genomic window of Acidilobus saccharovorans 345-15:
- the rpsB gene encoding 30S ribosomal protein S2 has protein sequence MSDEQKQEEPNPEAEREEAEERSVEGQQISEAEEQGLLVSSDLYKKAGVVYGTQICTKYMRQFVYKVLPDGFYLLDVKKIDERIRIAGRFLASFDPSKIAVVATRIYGQRPVTAMCEKIGCKPVVGRIVPGIFTNPKLDIYVEPEVVVVTDTRTDRQAVVEASKIGVPVVALADTDSRVEDVDLIIPANNKGRRSLALVYWLLTREIMRNRGLLQPGQEPSFTYEDFMAGKVAEGSGTA, from the coding sequence GTGAGTGATGAACAGAAGCAGGAAGAGCCTAACCCTGAGGCTGAGAGGGAGGAGGCCGAGGAGAGGTCAGTTGAGGGGCAACAGATAAGTGAGGCTGAGGAGCAGGGCCTGCTGGTCTCCTCCGACCTCTACAAGAAGGCTGGCGTCGTTTATGGGACCCAAATATGCACAAAGTACATGAGGCAGTTCGTTTATAAGGTGCTGCCTGATGGCTTCTACCTGCTTGACGTGAAGAAGATAGATGAGAGGATAAGGATAGCGGGCCGCTTCCTGGCAAGCTTTGACCCGTCAAAGATAGCCGTGGTGGCCACTAGAATCTATGGCCAGAGGCCCGTCACTGCCATGTGTGAAAAGATAGGCTGCAAGCCTGTGGTTGGCAGGATAGTGCCAGGCATATTCACTAACCCGAAGCTGGACATATACGTGGAGCCTGAGGTCGTTGTAGTTACCGACACCAGGACTGACAGGCAGGCAGTGGTGGAGGCCTCGAAGATAGGAGTACCCGTGGTGGCGCTTGCAGACACGGACAGCAGGGTAGAAGATGTAGACTTAATCATACCTGCCAATAACAAGGGCAGGAGGAGCTTGGCCCTTGTCTATTGGCTCCTCACGAGGGAAATAATGAGGAACAGGGGCCTACTCCAGCCAGGCCAGGAGCCCTCCTTCACTTATGAAGACTTCATGGCAGGTAAAGTGGCTGAGGGCTCTGGCACGGCTTAG
- the speD gene encoding adenosylmethionine decarboxylase, translated as MQNIEEELLENTPKVIGRHVYGNLKGCRNDEILRDPQAIEELLREAGRVGRMTILDVKSWKIGEGVSAVAIVLESHITIHTWPEYRFATVDVYSCGPHSDPLKAFNYIVKALEPEDIIMGSADRSLE; from the coding sequence GTGCAGAACATAGAAGAGGAGCTGCTTGAGAATACGCCTAAGGTCATCGGCCGCCACGTTTATGGGAACCTAAAGGGATGCCGCAACGATGAAATTCTAAGGGATCCTCAGGCTATTGAGGAGCTGTTGCGCGAGGCAGGCAGGGTCGGCAGGATGACAATATTGGACGTTAAGTCGTGGAAGATAGGCGAGGGCGTGAGCGCTGTTGCAATAGTGCTCGAGAGCCATATAACCATACATACTTGGCCTGAATACAGGTTCGCCACAGTTGACGTCTACAGCTGTGGGCCTCACAGCGATCCTCTCAAGGCATTCAATTATATAGTTAAAGCGCTGGAGCCCGAGGATATAATTATGGGCTCCGCGGACAGAAGTCTGGAATAG
- a CDS encoding 30S ribosomal protein S13 — protein MSKRESTSFTQVVRIANTDIPGEDTVIYGLSRIKGIGYATALAIARKLGIDPTARIGYLQPDVIKRLEDAVNDLTRLSLPSWLYNRRKDYESGQDKHLVGAELIFVARRDIDREIKIGSWRGVRHKLGYKVRGQKTHTTGRTGMTVGVKRAAAVPGAGGEGGKVSSSGGSQEK, from the coding sequence ATGTCCAAGAGGGAGTCAACGTCCTTTACACAGGTTGTAAGGATTGCAAACACGGACATACCAGGGGAAGACACTGTAATCTACGGACTCTCTAGAATAAAGGGCATAGGCTACGCTACCGCCCTTGCCATAGCTAGAAAGCTCGGAATAGACCCCACGGCCCGCATAGGCTACCTTCAGCCTGACGTCATAAAGAGGCTGGAGGACGCGGTTAACGACCTAACGCGCCTCAGCCTGCCTTCCTGGCTTTATAACAGAAGGAAGGATTATGAGAGCGGCCAGGACAAACACTTAGTAGGCGCTGAACTGATATTCGTTGCAAGGCGTGACATAGACAGGGAGATAAAGATAGGATCCTGGCGCGGGGTTAGGCACAAGTTAGGATATAAAGTCAGGGGCCAGAAGACCCACACCACTGGAAGGACCGGAATGACTGTAGGCGTTAAGAGGGCCGCGGCCGTCCCAGGAGCTGGTGGTGAAGGGGGTAAGGTGAGCAGCAGTGGGGGATCCCAAGAAAAGTAG
- a CDS encoding 30S ribosomal protein S9, with product MSEQGTAQPKQAQAENNVIISVGKRKTAIARAYIRPGQGRVKVNGVPVETWPVEVARLKMMEPLIIAGDAVVRLVDIDVSVRGGGFMGQADAVRMAIARGLVDFFDKCVVSKDNCEQSKAIAQKLRNLFTEYDRTMLAGDQRRTEPEKYMRYSARRGWQTSYR from the coding sequence ATGTCTGAGCAGGGTACCGCGCAGCCCAAGCAGGCTCAGGCCGAGAACAACGTTATAATATCCGTGGGCAAGAGAAAGACCGCCATAGCCAGGGCCTACATAAGGCCCGGCCAGGGACGCGTGAAGGTCAATGGAGTCCCTGTAGAGACGTGGCCTGTTGAGGTGGCAAGACTTAAGATGATGGAGCCCCTCATCATAGCCGGTGATGCAGTAGTTAGGCTAGTAGATATAGATGTCAGCGTACGCGGAGGAGGCTTTATGGGCCAGGCAGACGCCGTAAGGATGGCAATAGCTAGGGGGCTCGTTGACTTCTTCGACAAGTGCGTTGTCAGTAAGGACAACTGCGAGCAGAGCAAGGCGATAGCGCAGAAGCTCAGGAACCTCTTCACGGAGTACGACAGGACTATGCTGGCCGGCGACCAGAGGAGGACGGAGCCCGAGAAGTACATGAGGTACAGCGCGAGGAGGGGATGGCAGACATCGTACAGGTGA
- a CDS encoding NifB/NifX family molybdenum-iron cluster-binding protein: MKVAVPTDDCKSMSFHGPRSGLFLVVYINKDGKTEDVECRKVNAEHPHNESDNHHEEHETGPEHARWHLAVLETLKDVDVVIAMHMGPTLVQALRSLGKTVVLGVRINNIDDLGTILRDKGLLS; this comes from the coding sequence TTGAAGGTAGCTGTACCGACGGACGACTGCAAGAGCATGTCGTTCCATGGGCCCAGGTCAGGCCTCTTCCTAGTTGTTTATATTAATAAGGATGGTAAGACAGAGGATGTCGAATGCCGCAAGGTTAATGCAGAGCACCCTCATAACGAGAGCGATAATCACCATGAAGAGCACGAGACAGGCCCCGAGCATGCCAGGTGGCACCTGGCCGTTTTGGAGACCTTAAAGGATGTTGACGTTGTAATAGCGATGCATATGGGCCCCACATTAGTTCAGGCGCTGAGGTCCCTAGGCAAGACCGTGGTGCTCGGGGTCAGGATTAATAATATTGACGACCTAGGCACCATTTTACGAGACAAGGGACTATTATCGTAA
- a CDS encoding DNA-directed RNA polymerase subunit D has protein sequence MQDQKVSIVELGNSRITVSMEGFPVAYGNALRRLALSEVPTMAVDFVYFYDNESSVYDEIIAHRLGLLVLRSDEALRKYGSPEECSNASENDSHCFAQVYLEYEVPQDAASGVYVKASDLKFSDPDIRPIYPETPIVYLAPGQRIHLVGYARLGRGYEHGKWSPASVAVLRYSVHVEYDPSKVTSECLECISAYQDLVGAIKGGSAGRLELNYKVNTSALRYCEEESCKGAIKVVYDPSKLYLTVESTGALEPARIIWEATNCLARKADKLLKELEEAQVVEEVGPK, from the coding sequence ATGCAGGACCAGAAGGTTAGCATAGTGGAGCTCGGCAACAGCAGGATAACCGTGTCTATGGAGGGCTTCCCTGTGGCCTATGGCAACGCTCTCAGGAGGCTTGCGCTCTCAGAAGTCCCTACCATGGCGGTCGATTTCGTGTACTTTTATGACAATGAGAGTAGCGTCTACGACGAAATAATAGCTCACAGGCTTGGACTCTTGGTCCTTAGGTCTGACGAAGCCCTCAGGAAGTATGGCTCACCTGAGGAGTGCTCTAACGCTAGCGAGAACGACTCTCACTGTTTTGCCCAGGTGTACCTGGAGTATGAGGTCCCTCAGGACGCCGCCAGCGGCGTCTATGTAAAGGCATCAGACCTAAAGTTCTCAGACCCTGACATAAGGCCTATCTATCCTGAGACGCCCATAGTGTACCTGGCGCCCGGGCAAAGAATTCATTTAGTCGGATACGCAAGGCTAGGCAGGGGCTACGAACACGGCAAGTGGAGCCCGGCCTCAGTAGCGGTCCTCAGGTACTCAGTGCACGTCGAGTATGACCCATCAAAAGTAACATCTGAATGCCTGGAGTGCATCTCGGCCTACCAGGACCTTGTTGGAGCCATTAAGGGCGGTAGCGCTGGCCGGCTGGAGCTGAACTATAAAGTCAACACCAGCGCCTTAAGGTACTGTGAGGAGGAGAGCTGTAAGGGCGCCATAAAGGTCGTCTACGATCCCTCAAAGCTTTACTTAACGGTGGAGTCCACTGGAGCCCTTGAACCCGCAAGGATTATATGGGAGGCCACAAACTGTCTCGCAAGGAAGGCAGATAAGCTGTTAAAGGAGCTTGAGGAGGCGCAGGTTGTGGAGGAGGTAGGACCCAAATGA
- a CDS encoding 30S ribosomal protein S4: MGDPKKSRHKWLTPGHPWIKDRLQHELELIGKYGLRNKREVWIAESIVRNFRLRARSLLALPEQERSIAAKNLLDTLYRMGLVGKDAVLDDVLGLTAENVLERRLQTLVYRKGLAKTIYQARQLVTHGHIAINGRRVTSPGYIVPRDEEDRIEIAPGSPLRASAQQSGGEQDVAQGA, translated from the coding sequence GTGGGGGATCCCAAGAAAAGTAGACATAAGTGGTTGACCCCAGGTCACCCCTGGATAAAGGACAGGCTTCAGCACGAGCTAGAGCTGATAGGTAAGTATGGGCTTAGGAACAAGAGGGAGGTCTGGATAGCTGAGTCTATAGTGAGGAACTTCAGGCTGAGGGCAAGGTCCCTCCTGGCCCTGCCAGAGCAGGAGAGGTCTATAGCAGCTAAGAACTTACTGGACACGCTGTACAGGATGGGACTCGTGGGCAAGGACGCGGTGCTGGACGACGTGCTTGGGCTTACAGCGGAGAACGTGCTTGAGAGGAGGCTTCAGACGCTGGTTTACAGGAAGGGGCTAGCAAAGACTATTTATCAGGCAAGGCAGCTGGTAACTCATGGGCATATAGCTATCAACGGCAGGAGAGTCACGAGCCCAGGCTACATCGTCCCACGTGATGAGGAGGATAGAATAGAAATAGCCCCAGGAAGCCCGCTAAGGGCGAGCGCGCAGCAGTCCGGTGGTGAGCAGGATGTCGCTCAGGGAGCTTAA
- the rplM gene encoding 50S ribosomal protein L13 translates to MSQQAAREELIIDGSGAILGRLATYVAKQLLSGKRVTIVNADKVAVSGDPVRLVYFYRRTILGVKVHLSEKWRPKRARSPQMLVRKAVRGMLPKNDKGKEAYSRLRVYVGVPKELAGKNTTKLPSNMTVEKLTKSKYATLADIARQLGWSR, encoded by the coding sequence TTGAGCCAGCAGGCGGCTCGGGAGGAGCTAATAATTGACGGAAGCGGCGCCATACTAGGCAGGCTTGCCACCTATGTGGCCAAGCAGCTCCTCAGCGGCAAAAGGGTAACTATAGTAAATGCAGACAAGGTCGCTGTGAGCGGTGACCCCGTCAGGCTCGTCTACTTCTATAGAAGGACAATACTTGGGGTCAAGGTGCACCTCTCCGAGAAGTGGAGGCCCAAGAGGGCCAGGAGCCCTCAGATGCTAGTTAGGAAGGCGGTAAGGGGCATGCTGCCGAAGAACGACAAAGGCAAGGAGGCGTACTCTAGGCTGAGGGTCTATGTGGGAGTGCCTAAGGAGCTTGCCGGTAAGAATACAACAAAGCTCCCAAGCAATATGACTGTGGAGAAGCTCACAAAGTCAAAGTATGCCACACTAGCAGATATAGCCAGGCAACTCGGCTGGAGCAGGTGA
- a CDS encoding 30S ribosomal protein S11, protein MSLRELKWGVAHIYSSFNNTIIHITDMSGAETAARISGGMVVKADREKPSPYAAMLGAARAAQTAMDRGITAIHIKVRAPGGHGPKTPGPGAQAAIRALARAGFVVGRIEDVTPIPHDTTRRPGGRRGRRV, encoded by the coding sequence ATGTCGCTCAGGGAGCTTAAGTGGGGAGTAGCTCACATATACAGTAGCTTTAACAACACAATTATTCACATAACTGACATGAGCGGCGCTGAGACGGCAGCAAGGATATCGGGCGGTATGGTAGTTAAAGCTGACCGCGAGAAGCCATCCCCGTATGCAGCCATGCTTGGAGCCGCCAGGGCCGCGCAGACGGCCATGGACAGAGGAATAACAGCCATACACATCAAGGTCAGAGCCCCAGGGGGCCACGGTCCCAAGACCCCAGGACCTGGAGCCCAGGCCGCCATAAGGGCGCTCGCTAGGGCGGGCTTTGTTGTAGGAAGGATAGAGGACGTGACCCCTATACCTCACGACACCACAAGGAGGCCTGGAGGAAGAAGGGGAAGGAGGGTCTGA
- the rpl7ae gene encoding 50S ribosomal protein L7Ae: protein MSKPSYVLFEVPDDLAEDVYKLVTKARETGKVKKGTNETTKAVERGTAKLVVIATDVDPPEIVEHLPLLCDSKKIPFVYVPSKKRLGEAVKIDVAAASVAIVDPGEAGEDLKKVIDRVKELRSKSGK from the coding sequence ATGTCTAAGCCCAGCTACGTGCTGTTTGAGGTGCCGGACGATCTAGCGGAGGACGTGTATAAGCTTGTAACTAAGGCAAGGGAAACTGGCAAGGTAAAGAAGGGCACTAACGAGACCACCAAGGCGGTAGAGCGTGGTACGGCAAAGCTAGTGGTGATAGCTACTGATGTTGATCCACCTGAGATAGTCGAGCACCTGCCGCTTCTATGTGACAGCAAGAAGATACCCTTCGTCTACGTCCCCAGCAAGAAGAGGCTTGGTGAGGCAGTCAAGATAGACGTGGCGGCCGCCAGCGTGGCGATAGTAGATCCCGGTGAAGCGGGCGAGGATCTAAAGAAAGTAATAGACAGGGTAAAGGAGCTCAGGTCTAAGTCAGGTAAGTGA
- a CDS encoding 50S ribosomal protein L18e — MRRVVTTNETMIETLRLLRSKAREKPVWGRVAELLSRPARRRPQVNLSKINRYASDGDFIIVPGKVLGTGKLNKKVTVAAFTFSAKAAQQITSAGGRILTLRDAVNEVQDYTKVKVLV; from the coding sequence ATGAGGAGGGTAGTGACTACAAATGAGACTATGATTGAAACTCTCAGGCTGCTTAGGTCCAAGGCTAGGGAGAAGCCCGTCTGGGGAAGAGTTGCCGAGCTCCTGAGCAGACCAGCCAGGAGGCGCCCTCAGGTAAACCTAAGCAAGATAAACAGGTACGCGTCAGATGGGGACTTTATAATAGTGCCCGGCAAGGTGTTAGGCACGGGGAAGTTAAATAAAAAGGTCACGGTCGCAGCTTTCACGTTCTCGGCTAAGGCCGCGCAGCAAATAACATCTGCGGGAGGAAGAATTTTAACCCTCAGGGACGCCGTGAATGAGGTGCAGGACTACACCAAGGTTAAGGTACTGGTGTGA
- a CDS encoding DNA-directed RNA polymerase subunit N, with protein sequence MLPPVRCMTCGAPLGHLWEEFRRRVEAGEDPSKVLDDLGVYRYCCRRTLYTSVVYIEQVASYSAVRVNRLRVEGRGDLQ encoded by the coding sequence TTGCTTCCCCCTGTCAGGTGCATGACCTGCGGTGCGCCCTTAGGTCACCTTTGGGAGGAGTTCCGTAGGAGGGTTGAGGCTGGAGAGGACCCAAGCAAGGTGCTTGACGACCTGGGAGTCTATAGGTATTGCTGCAGAAGGACCCTCTACACCAGCGTTGTTTATATAGAGCAGGTGGCCAGCTACAGCGCTGTGAGGGTGAATAGACTAAGGGTTGAGGGAAGGGGTGACCTCCAGTGA